The Flavobacterium sp. K5-23 genome segment AAACAGGAACAGTAAAAAGTAAAGCTACTTTCATTTTGTGAAGCAATTTGAAATACGCTTTTTTTTCTTCACTATCTGATGGCTCCATTGGGACTAAATCCATACCACAAATAGGGCAAGAACCTGGACCGTCCTGCACAACTTCTGGATGCATCGGGCACGTATAAAGCGTTTTTCCTATATTTAATTCTGGAGCTTTCACTAAATCCATTCCGCATACTGGACAGTCTCCCGCTTTGTCATACACTTTATCGCCTTCACAATACATCGGGCAATAATATTTCCCTGCGGCATTAACTGAAAGTTCTTTATGAATAGTAGTGTTTTTGGGTTTATCAGTTCCACAACACGATTTTGCACTAGGCGTCTCAACTTCATTAGGTAAGGAGTCTGCGTGAGGAATCATCTCTATGGTGTAGTTTCCAACAGCAGACAAGGCATCTTGCAACTGCGCAACAGGAATATGTTTTTCCATTGTTAGGGTTGCCAATGCCGGATCTAAAACTACTACTGCTTCAATTCCTTCGATAGCATTAAGTGTTTTTTCCACTTTAGTACGACAACCATCGCAAGACATTCCGGTAATTTTATAAGTGTGCGTCATCATTTCTAAGTTTATAAATTAACATTACAAATATCCGAAAGAACCCTTTCTGCCTTGTTACAGAATTTTGGAGAAAAATTACAAGATTTACAAATCGTCTATCTGAATTCTTTTTTTATCCTTTAATTTTTTAAAATGTGTGGGCGTAAAACCTGTTGTTTTTTTAAACTGATTACTTAAATGCGCCACATTACTATAATTGAGCTGAAATGCAATTTCACTCAAAGTCAACTCGTTATAAATCAACAATTCCTTTGCTCTTTCAATTTTTTGAGCAATAAAATAATGTTCAATCGTAATCCCTTCCATTTCAGAAAACAGATTACTCAAAGAGTTATAATCCTGTTGTAAATCTTCGGCTAAATAGTTAGATAAATTGGTTTTCAGTTTTTCAGTTTTGTAATGCACCAAATCAACAATTAGATTTTTAATCCTTTCTATAATCTTGCTTACTTTATCGTCTAACAATTCGAACCCAAGTAAATTCAGATTATTGGTTAGTAATTGCATTTCGCTTTTTTCTATATCTCCAGAAACCTCAACTTCACCCAGTGTCATTGATACAACAGGATGTCCTATTTTTTCCAGTTCAGCCTTTACAGCCATTTCACAGCGACTGCAAACCATATTTTTTATGTAGAGCTTCATTTACAATACTATTATTTTCAGCAGCTTATTCAAAGTTCCGATTTTTATTATTAAAATCACTTTCCTTTCTTCATTATTAACTATACTTAGCTTAAATTCAGTGAATTATATAATAATTTTACATATCGTGTCCTGCCATAGGATCACTCCCTTTACGAAATTTATACTCACTGTTGATCGCGTATGCTCCAGTAATGACTACTTTTTTATTTGGGTCTAATTCAGATATTATTTCGATCATTCCATTCGTTTCCACTCCTGTTTGAACCATTACATTTTCAAAAATTCCAGGCCTTTTTTCAACCCAGATATAAGTGGCCTTTTCTTCTCGAATGACCGCATCCACAGGAATAAACAATCCTTTTATATTGGATTTTGTTAATCTTGCTATGGTCTGCATTCCAGGTTTCAAAAGAAGATCTGCGTTTGGCACTTCCATTCTAATTAACAACAATCTGGAATCGGGGT includes the following:
- a CDS encoding AraC family transcriptional regulator, whose protein sequence is MKLYIKNMVCSRCEMAVKAELEKIGHPVVSMTLGEVEVSGDIEKSEMQLLTNNLNLLGFELLDDKVSKIIERIKNLIVDLVHYKTEKLKTNLSNYLAEDLQQDYNSLSNLFSEMEGITIEHYFIAQKIERAKELLIYNELTLSEIAFQLNYSNVAHLSNQFKKTTGFTPTHFKKLKDKKRIQIDDL